Genomic segment of Paenalkalicoccus suaedae:
AAAATCGATGGAGTTCCAGTTTAGACCTGGACCGGTGATGGCTAATATTGTTCTTGCTGATGAAATCAACCGAACATCACCAAAAACACAGGCAGCACTTCTTGAGGCACTTGAAGAGGGGAGCGTCACAACGGATGGCGAGACACGTGAGCTCGACCAACCGTTCTTTGTAATGGCTACGCAAAACCCAATCGAATACGGAGGCACCTACCCACTGCCAGAAGCGCAGCTAGATCGCTTTTTATTTAAATTCCGCATTGGCTATCCGACGAAGCAAGAGGAGCTAGACGTCTTAACGCGAGTAGAGAAGCAACATCCGATCGATACACTTACGGAGGTCCTCACTTTAGAAGAGCTCTTGCACATGAAGGATCAAGTAAAGACCGTCGTCGTAGGTGAGAACGTGAAGCAATATATTGTGAACGTGATTAATGCAACGAGACAGCACCATTCTATCGCACTCGGAGCAAGTCCGCGTGCATCAATTGCGTTAATGAAGGCAGGACAAGCGTATGCGTATATTCAAGGTAGAGAGTATGTCATTCCAGATGATATCAAATTCCTAGCACCATTTACGTTGCAGCACCGCATCATGCTTAATTCTGATGCTAAATTGTCAAACACAACGAACGAGCGTGTGATTAGTGACATCTTAACGCAGGTGCATATTCCAGTAGGAAATGAACGAGCGCAATGAATAGGCGCCACCTGCTAATAGCCTGGAATCGAACAAAAAGGGTATTAAAGGTACTGCTTATTTTTGTTTTAGTCGGTGCACTTTTTGCGTACGCGATGTTCCAAGGTAACTTTGTTGCTTGGTTTTTATTCTATAGTATTACAACGATCATTTTGCTT
This window contains:
- a CDS encoding AAA family ATPase codes for the protein MESRSDYWGQTDEKINTLVSNVEKVVVGKRREIELSLIAILSGGHVLLEDVPGVGKTMMVRAIAKSLGAEFKRIQFTPDLLPSDVTGVSVYNQKSMEFQFRPGPVMANIVLADEINRTSPKTQAALLEALEEGSVTTDGETRELDQPFFVMATQNPIEYGGTYPLPEAQLDRFLFKFRIGYPTKQEELDVLTRVEKQHPIDTLTEVLTLEELLHMKDQVKTVVVGENVKQYIVNVINATRQHHSIALGASPRASIALMKAGQAYAYIQGREYVIPDDIKFLAPFTLQHRIMLNSDAKLSNTTNERVISDILTQVHIPVGNERAQ